One window from the genome of Hyphomonas neptunium ATCC 15444 encodes:
- a CDS encoding sensor histidine kinase produces MRPLRSIRLRLLAGGALAIAAALLVSWFTLVLLFDSHIRRNTEDDLIRHGRAIVSAITFTPGGFATDTYEPTDLRFDRPASGLYWQVSRNGDVHRSRSLWDNALDLPAGVDGAKWHRDTAAGPFGQDLVRVARTIRQTQTSAPVMLIIAEDRASLINAREEFARELAIFLTLLWATLSLAAWLQVTIGLLPLRAVQSSISELKSSPVSRLDPARFATEVTPLVDQINELADAREADVHAARDRAANLAHGLKTPLSALRAIARRVRDGGQADMAEGLEHSIRAASDAVDRELARARTAASLDRGPTEPGPLIERLVTVLSRTERGARVDFEIDCPAGETLPVSADQLMEMAGPLMENAARYAAARVRITARARALRIEDDGPGLDTADRDQVILRGQRADERPGGHGLGLSIAHDLAEATDGHLELGTSELGGLKASLIW; encoded by the coding sequence GTGAGGCCCCTGCGATCCATCCGGCTTCGCCTGCTAGCAGGCGGCGCGCTGGCCATTGCGGCCGCCCTGCTGGTTTCATGGTTCACGCTTGTGCTGCTGTTCGACAGTCACATCCGGCGCAACACCGAGGACGATCTGATCCGCCACGGCCGCGCCATCGTCAGCGCCATCACCTTCACGCCCGGTGGCTTCGCCACCGACACTTACGAGCCAACAGACCTGCGCTTCGACCGGCCCGCCAGCGGTCTCTACTGGCAGGTATCGCGCAACGGTGATGTGCACCGCTCCCGTTCGCTCTGGGATAATGCGCTGGACCTGCCCGCTGGCGTAGACGGCGCCAAATGGCACCGCGACACCGCCGCCGGCCCCTTCGGCCAGGATCTTGTCCGCGTAGCGCGCACCATCCGGCAAACCCAAACCTCGGCGCCTGTGATGCTGATTATTGCGGAAGACCGGGCGAGCCTGATCAATGCGCGGGAGGAATTTGCCCGCGAACTGGCGATCTTCCTGACCCTGCTCTGGGCAACACTGAGCCTGGCCGCCTGGTTGCAGGTGACGATCGGCCTCCTGCCCCTGCGCGCCGTGCAATCTTCCATCAGCGAGCTTAAATCCTCGCCTGTCTCGCGCCTCGATCCGGCCCGGTTTGCCACCGAAGTGACCCCGCTGGTCGACCAGATCAACGAACTGGCGGACGCCCGGGAAGCCGATGTGCACGCCGCGCGCGACCGCGCCGCCAATCTCGCCCACGGCCTGAAGACGCCGCTCTCTGCCCTGCGCGCCATTGCCCGGCGGGTGCGCGATGGCGGACAGGCCGACATGGCCGAAGGGCTGGAACACTCCATCCGCGCCGCCTCTGACGCGGTGGATCGTGAACTCGCCCGCGCCCGCACGGCGGCGAGCCTGGACCGGGGCCCCACAGAGCCCGGCCCGCTGATCGAGCGGCTGGTGACGGTCCTCTCCCGCACCGAGCGGGGCGCAAGGGTGGACTTCGAGATCGACTGCCCGGCTGGCGAGACGCTGCCTGTCTCCGCCGATCAGCTCATGGAAATGGCCGGGCCGCTGATGGAGAACGCCGCGCGATACGCCGCCGCCCGTGTCCGCATTACCGCGCGCGCCCGCGCGTTGCGGATTGAGGATGATGGCCCCGGCCTCGACACCGCTGATCGGGATCAGGTCATCCTGCGCGGTCAGCGCGCCGACGAACGCCCCGGCGGCCACGGGCTCGGCCTCTCCATCGCGCATGATCTGGCAGAGGCCACCGATGGCCATCTGGAGCTGGGCACATCGGAACTGGGCGGGCTCAAGGCAAGCCTGATCTGGTAA
- the folK gene encoding 2-amino-4-hydroxy-6-hydroxymethyldihydropteridine diphosphokinase → MAEAALGLGSNLGDREAHLSGAVRALEAWGGVRVTAISSLWETPPWGIEGQPHFLNACVLIETSLTPIEVLDACLAIERDHGRERSLRWGPRTLDMDVLYYDDVEMADERLILPHPRMLLRSFVLAPLAEIAPGKVIGGATIQENSALVGLETGMVRIGPLRGIEE, encoded by the coding sequence ATGGCTGAAGCGGCGCTCGGTCTCGGCTCCAATCTTGGAGATCGTGAAGCGCATCTTTCCGGCGCTGTCCGCGCGCTGGAGGCATGGGGCGGTGTTCGGGTAACGGCCATTTCCTCGCTCTGGGAAACGCCGCCCTGGGGCATTGAGGGACAGCCGCATTTTCTCAACGCCTGCGTGCTGATTGAAACATCGCTGACGCCCATTGAGGTGCTCGATGCCTGCCTCGCAATCGAGCGGGATCACGGCCGGGAACGCAGCCTGCGTTGGGGCCCGCGCACGCTGGATATGGATGTTCTGTACTATGATGATGTGGAAATGGCCGATGAGCGGCTGATCCTTCCCCATCCGCGCATGCTGCTGCGCAGCTTCGTGCTGGCGCCTCTGGCAGAAATTGCGCCGGGCAAGGTGATCGGCGGCGCGACCATCCAGGAAAACTCTGCGCTCGTGGGGCTGGAGACAGGTATGGTCCGGATCGGGCCACTGAGGGGCATTGAAGAATGA
- the folB gene encoding dihydroneopterin aldolase — translation MKTEIIIRNLRIHGYHGLKEAEKALGQIFEVDITCDMHTDVPPRDVMEDTVCYGEICDLVVSVSENEVFNLIETLAERIASAIFASFPPIQKVRVEIRKPRAPIRHIVNHVGIAIERDRHG, via the coding sequence ATGAAAACTGAGATCATCATCCGCAATCTCCGCATTCACGGCTATCACGGCCTGAAAGAAGCAGAGAAGGCGCTCGGCCAGATCTTCGAGGTCGACATCACCTGCGACATGCATACGGACGTGCCGCCCCGCGATGTGATGGAAGATACGGTCTGCTATGGCGAAATCTGTGATCTCGTCGTCAGCGTGTCCGAGAACGAAGTGTTCAACCTGATCGAAACACTGGCAGAGCGGATTGCCTCGGCGATCTTTGCCAGCTTCCCGCCGATCCAGAAGGTTCGGGTGGAAATCCGCAAGCCGCGCGCCCCCATCCGCCACATCGTCAACCATGTCGGCATTGCCATTGAGCGCGACCGCCATGGCTGA
- the folP gene encoding dihydropteroate synthase, producing the protein MIDTERRDRTLARVRNEPVIMGILNVTPDSFSDGGRHTTLEAAEAQALRMLAEGAGIIDIGGESTRPGAAQVSAAEELVRVLPIIRHLASRMDAPISIDTVKASVARAAIEAGAVIINDVTGMTGDPEMPAAVAETGAAVVITYHRGTADEAIDAVADMHAFFDRSFETAARVAIAKDRIWLDPGVGFAKTPRQNLEVIAQLDTLARYGCPVLVGLSRKSFIGHVTGRAVDDRLAGTLTAHLMALQRGARVLRVHDVAEHTDLLRLYQAIEGAGHEN; encoded by the coding sequence ATGATTGATACTGAGCGGCGCGACAGGACACTCGCCCGTGTGCGCAACGAACCTGTCATCATGGGCATTCTCAATGTGACGCCCGACAGCTTCTCCGATGGCGGACGGCATACCACACTGGAGGCAGCAGAGGCGCAGGCCCTGCGGATGCTGGCCGAGGGCGCAGGCATCATCGACATTGGCGGGGAGTCCACGCGCCCCGGCGCGGCGCAGGTGTCGGCGGCGGAGGAGCTTGTCCGTGTCCTCCCCATCATCCGGCATCTGGCCTCGCGAATGGACGCGCCGATCTCCATCGACACAGTCAAAGCCTCCGTCGCCCGCGCAGCGATCGAGGCCGGGGCCGTCATCATCAATGACGTGACCGGCATGACCGGCGACCCGGAGATGCCCGCGGCTGTGGCCGAAACGGGCGCGGCGGTCGTCATCACCTATCATCGCGGCACAGCCGACGAAGCAATCGATGCCGTCGCCGATATGCACGCCTTTTTCGACCGCTCTTTTGAAACAGCAGCGCGCGTTGCCATTGCTAAAGACCGCATCTGGCTCGACCCCGGTGTCGGCTTCGCCAAGACGCCCCGGCAGAACCTTGAAGTGATCGCGCAGCTCGATACGCTGGCGCGGTATGGCTGCCCTGTCCTGGTGGGGCTTTCCCGCAAGAGCTTTATCGGCCATGTCACGGGCCGGGCCGTAGATGATCGCCTTGCTGGCACGCTCACTGCCCATCTGATGGCGCTGCAGCGGGGCGCTCGCGTCCTGCGGGTGCATGATGTAGCTGAGCACACCGATTTGCTGCGCCTGTATCAGGCGATCGAAGGGGCAGGGCATGAAAACTGA
- a CDS encoding aminotransferase class IV, with amino-acid sequence MIRFSQPGAAPENTELFDLTDRGLLLADGVFDTSRVVGGRIIQKRAHLMRLASDAAALGVGANLSELDALAQEAVPQNANGALRLTVTRGPGGRGLAGAATGAATLLARFSPMDVAFPMPPVRLRISNIRRNPTSPSARHKTLSYTDNIMALREAMAMGYDEALLLSPEGRVACASAANVFALFGNLLVTPPLSEGVLPGVVRGWLIGAAREAGLETAQESLTPERLSEADSIFLTNSLRIFQPVSEFAGQAFETELPAALIGLGKTLLEGGFDD; translated from the coding sequence ATGATCCGGTTCAGCCAACCCGGCGCGGCCCCTGAAAACACAGAGCTTTTTGATCTCACCGATCGCGGCCTGCTGCTGGCCGATGGTGTGTTCGATACCTCGCGCGTTGTGGGTGGACGGATCATCCAGAAGCGCGCGCATTTGATGCGTCTGGCGTCCGACGCTGCGGCCCTCGGGGTCGGCGCCAACCTGTCAGAGCTTGACGCTCTGGCGCAGGAAGCCGTTCCGCAGAATGCAAATGGCGCCTTGCGTCTCACCGTCACGCGTGGCCCCGGCGGGCGCGGTCTGGCGGGCGCGGCAACCGGGGCGGCAACCCTGCTGGCGCGCTTTTCTCCGATGGACGTTGCTTTTCCCATGCCGCCCGTCCGGCTGCGGATCAGCAATATCCGGCGCAATCCCACCTCTCCCTCGGCGCGCCACAAGACCCTGTCCTATACGGACAATATCATGGCGCTGCGCGAGGCGATGGCGATGGGATATGACGAGGCCCTGTTGCTTTCGCCCGAAGGCCGGGTCGCCTGCGCCTCGGCGGCGAATGTTTTTGCCCTGTTTGGAAACCTGCTGGTCACCCCGCCGCTGTCAGAAGGCGTGTTGCCGGGCGTTGTGCGCGGCTGGCTGATCGGCGCTGCGCGGGAGGCAGGCCTTGAGACCGCGCAGGAAAGCCTGACGCCAGAGCGTCTGTCCGAGGCCGACAGCATTTTCCTGACCAACAGCCTGCGCATCTTTCAGCCTGTCAGCGAGTTTGCCGGGCAGGCATTCGAAACGGAATTGCCCGCCGCCCTGATCGGCCTCGGCAAAACCCTTCTGGAGGGAGGTTTCGATGATTGA
- a CDS encoding anthranilate synthase component II — MILMLNNRDSFVFNLARYFSELGCEMNVVDSDQIAVTEIEALAPEALVISPGPCTPAEAGISIQAINALGARLPILGVCLGHQAIAAAHGWPVTHARSPAHGRAARITHTGQRLFAGLPGAFEVGLYHSLIAAAPDAPGPLVIDAVSPSGEVMALSHPEKPIYGIQFHPESILTQHGPALLQNFLNIARAWRQT; from the coding sequence ATGATCCTGATGCTGAACAACCGGGACAGTTTCGTATTCAATCTTGCCCGCTATTTCAGCGAGCTGGGCTGTGAGATGAATGTGGTAGACAGTGATCAGATCGCGGTCACAGAGATTGAGGCGCTGGCGCCCGAAGCGCTGGTGATTTCGCCGGGACCCTGCACCCCGGCGGAGGCTGGCATTTCCATCCAGGCAATTAACGCCTTGGGTGCGCGCCTGCCGATCCTCGGCGTCTGCCTGGGCCATCAGGCGATTGCGGCGGCCCATGGCTGGCCGGTGACGCATGCCCGGTCGCCCGCCCATGGCCGCGCAGCGCGCATCACACATACCGGCCAACGGCTGTTTGCGGGGCTGCCCGGCGCCTTTGAGGTCGGTCTCTATCACTCTCTCATCGCCGCTGCGCCAGATGCGCCGGGGCCGCTGGTCATTGACGCGGTCTCTCCCTCAGGTGAAGTGATGGCGTTATCGCACCCGGAGAAGCCCATCTACGGCATCCAGTTTCATCCAGAATCCATCCTCACCCAGCATGGCCCGGCCCTGCTTCAGAACTTCCTCAACATCGCCCGCGCCTGGAGGCAGACATGA
- a CDS encoding anthranilate synthase component I family protein, whose product MLAEALPSFDPVAAALALRGEDGFLWLDSAAPGHPGSRYSYICLWPVERLRLEASAGAARDLRAWRARFRAERLIPGAPFQGGVAGYLSYDFAPAFMGRFKSRHTPVDTPALEFGFYDTVIAFNHAAQIATIYSAGLKTGDTAADETLAKEKISRLKAKLAETAPPAPPPEKLAWTAENSATAYKVSVFRIRDYIRDGDIYQANVAALWTAPPLNRDAAFAQYLSGRARSPAPFSAFGVFEGRTIASFSPERLISADGEGCVKAEPIKGTIRREEDETKDAAARAALLASDKDRAENVMIVDLLRNDISRVCTSPSVSVSSLCRLETFANLHHLVSTVEGQLAPGEDGVSLLEAVFPGGSITGAPKLRAMEIIDALEPAARGVFCGSIGWIGHDGAMDFSILIRTVEALPEVTRLWAGAGITLLSDPEAEYDEISLKAERIMGDTRGGVATS is encoded by the coding sequence ATGCTCGCAGAAGCGCTGCCCTCCTTCGATCCTGTTGCCGCTGCACTGGCTTTGCGGGGGGAGGACGGCTTCCTCTGGCTCGATAGCGCCGCGCCGGGCCATCCCGGCTCCAGATACTCCTATATCTGCCTCTGGCCGGTGGAACGTCTGCGCCTTGAGGCATCCGCCGGGGCGGCCCGCGATCTGCGCGCGTGGCGCGCGCGGTTCAGGGCGGAGCGCCTTATACCCGGTGCGCCCTTTCAGGGGGGCGTTGCAGGCTACCTTTCCTACGATTTTGCGCCCGCCTTCATGGGCCGTTTCAAGTCCCGTCACACGCCGGTTGACACGCCGGCGCTGGAGTTTGGCTTCTACGACACGGTGATCGCCTTCAATCACGCCGCCCAAATTGCCACGATCTATTCTGCGGGGCTGAAGACCGGCGATACTGCGGCGGATGAAACCCTCGCAAAGGAGAAAATCAGCCGCCTGAAAGCAAAACTGGCGGAGACCGCCCCGCCTGCACCGCCGCCCGAAAAGCTCGCCTGGACCGCGGAAAACTCTGCCACCGCCTACAAAGTCTCCGTCTTCCGCATCCGCGACTATATCCGCGACGGCGACATCTATCAGGCAAACGTGGCGGCCCTCTGGACCGCTCCGCCGCTCAACCGGGACGCCGCCTTCGCGCAATATCTTTCCGGCCGGGCCCGTTCCCCCGCGCCGTTTTCAGCCTTCGGCGTATTTGAGGGCCGCACCATCGCCAGTTTTTCCCCCGAACGCCTGATCAGCGCTGACGGGGAAGGATGCGTGAAGGCCGAGCCCATCAAAGGCACGATCCGGCGCGAGGAAGACGAGACCAAAGACGCCGCTGCCCGCGCGGCGCTGCTCGCCTCGGATAAGGACCGGGCGGAGAATGTGATGATCGTCGACCTCCTGCGAAATGACATTTCGCGGGTCTGCACATCGCCGTCCGTGTCTGTCTCCTCGCTCTGCCGGCTGGAGACCTTCGCCAATCTGCACCACCTCGTCTCGACGGTGGAGGGGCAACTGGCGCCTGGAGAAGACGGGGTAAGCCTGCTGGAAGCCGTCTTCCCCGGCGGGTCGATCACCGGCGCGCCCAAGCTGCGCGCGATGGAGATCATCGACGCGCTGGAGCCTGCCGCGCGGGGCGTTTTCTGCGGCTCAATCGGGTGGATCGGCCATGACGGCGCGATGGATTTTTCCATCCTGATCCGAACCGTGGAAGCGTTGCCGGAGGTGACACGGCTATGGGCCGGCGCAGGCATCACGCTTCTGTCTGATCCGGAGGCGGAGTATGACGAAATCAGCCTGAAAGCCGAACGCATCATGGGCGATACACGCGGTGGGGTGGCCACGTCATGA
- a CDS encoding efflux RND transporter periplasmic adaptor subunit produces the protein MFNKINRLIGAASLAFVLVACGAADPDTAGQAAPDHAHEADKAGQIGTDADADHGDEDDHDHGHEKAEGDHVELSAEAARDAGIVIAAAELAALPSTLKLPAEIRFDADRIANVTASLEGIVARVEAREGAVVRKGATLAVLRSRELAGLKADYLTAASTEMLARDTLMREERLWEHRVTPEADLQAARAGVAAAEAARKAAENKLHAVGVSDGALEKMVEAPDGGLASASILAPIGGTIVRRNLSLGDMVTTEVTAPLFVIADASVLWADIAVYKNDYGRLREGMAVTLRLETGDIAAEGTIGLILPLIEETSRTATARVILDNKDGRLRPGQFVTAEIAAGTSAAVLRVPEGSIVEVEGTPSVFVPTEDGFESRAVETGGKAGGYAEIRSGLETGDRYVSEGAFTLKAQLEKDAFGDGHAH, from the coding sequence ATGTTTAATAAAATCAATAGGTTGATAGGCGCTGCGTCGCTGGCGTTCGTGCTGGTTGCCTGCGGGGCGGCAGACCCGGACACGGCCGGTCAGGCCGCGCCAGATCATGCCCATGAGGCGGACAAAGCCGGACAGATCGGGACAGACGCGGACGCCGATCACGGGGACGAGGACGACCATGACCACGGCCATGAAAAGGCCGAGGGCGACCATGTGGAGCTGTCTGCCGAGGCGGCCCGTGACGCCGGAATCGTGATCGCGGCGGCCGAGCTTGCCGCGCTGCCTTCAACCCTGAAACTGCCCGCTGAAATCCGCTTTGATGCAGACCGGATCGCCAATGTGACGGCGAGCCTTGAGGGCATTGTCGCCCGCGTGGAGGCGCGCGAGGGCGCCGTTGTACGCAAGGGCGCGACACTGGCAGTGCTGCGCAGCCGGGAGCTGGCGGGCCTGAAGGCGGACTATCTGACGGCCGCCTCCACCGAAATGCTCGCCCGCGACACGCTGATGCGGGAGGAGCGGCTATGGGAGCACCGGGTGACGCCGGAAGCCGACCTGCAAGCCGCCCGCGCGGGTGTGGCTGCCGCAGAGGCCGCGCGCAAGGCCGCGGAGAACAAGCTGCATGCCGTCGGCGTCAGCGACGGCGCGCTGGAGAAGATGGTGGAGGCGCCCGATGGAGGCCTCGCCAGCGCATCTATCCTTGCCCCGATTGGCGGCACTATCGTGCGCCGCAACCTCTCCCTGGGCGACATGGTGACCACGGAAGTGACCGCGCCGCTGTTCGTCATCGCGGACGCCAGCGTGCTGTGGGCCGATATTGCCGTCTACAAGAATGACTATGGCCGCCTGCGCGAGGGTATGGCTGTGACGCTGCGCCTGGAGACGGGCGACATCGCCGCCGAAGGCACCATCGGTCTCATCTTGCCACTGATCGAGGAAACCTCCCGCACGGCGACGGCACGGGTGATCCTCGACAATAAGGACGGGCGGCTGCGCCCCGGCCAGTTCGTGACGGCGGAGATCGCGGCGGGGACAAGCGCGGCGGTGCTGCGCGTGCCTGAAGGGTCCATCGTGGAGGTGGAGGGGACACCGTCGGTGTTCGTGCCAACCGAGGACGGCTTTGAATCGCGCGCCGTTGAAACCGGCGGCAAGGCCGGAGGCTATGCCGAAATCCGATCCGGCCTTGAGACCGGCGACCGCTACGTATCCGAGGGCGCCTTCACGCTGAAAGCTCAGCTGGAAAAAGACGCGTTCGGCGACGGCCACGCGCATTAG
- a CDS encoding efflux RND transporter permease subunit — translation MTSLMHHIAGGRLLAAIAVLALTLGGLFAFRALPVDAFPDPSPSLVQVFTETGGLSPEEVERYVTFPIETAMSGLPKMQSMRSTSNFGLSVVNLYFEDGTDMYFARQVVGERLAEASEAIPEGFGTPKMGPISTGLGIILYFRLEDETGTRSLTEMREIADWMIKYPLQSVDGITEVLTLGGYEKEYQVRLNPDLLIAHDISLSDVMAALEAGNRTEGAQYIESGAQQFTVRGAGLARTLEDLAETPVTTQDGRAVRVGDLGEVALGGGVRQGLATANGQGEVVAGLVLKLYGSNTSDVIARAQQRFDEINETLPEGVTAIPYYDQGTLVEKAAATVTTALWQGALLVAALIFLFLGGWRPSLVVVMSIPFSVGFAFIAMQVLGIGANLMSLGGVAIAIGMMVDGAIVIAENVDRGFRERAEGETAQAIVARATAEVIAPLIAAVAVVIIVFLPLFALQGVEGKTFRPLAAAAALAMFGSLIYAALVAPALAFGLMRPSKRVASTGPDRAGRIVQPVAAFFIRRRIAAVALAVGLLAAGGAAMTQLGSEFQPALEEGDIVMRITMAPSISLTEAAATITRIEKRLLDAFPEVESVVSRIGRGEVGAHADPVNSSESFVALKPRSAWRKGFSPDDLRAAISDNLGAYPGVQVSVGQPIAMSVDELVTGTRAQLAVKIFGPDTDVLLETSQKLQTILQDVRGASDVQADQITGAPQLVVSPDRVALGRYGLSVNDALEAMRTGVGGAQAGAVFEGVRQFPVMVRYTEESRSDAAAIGRIVLRADSGARVPLESVSSIREVTGPRQITRENGERFITVQLNVRDRDIGSYVGEAQAATGAALTLPPGYRMEWGGQFELQQQANARFALVIPVALGIVMIVLLLTFGRLASAALILINIPLALTGGALALWIAGLPVSVPATVGFIALFGIALGNGMVLVSFMDAFARKGRPADALAIEAAGLRARPVLMTALTTALGLAPLLFASGVGAEVQRPLATVVMGGLVTSTLLTLLVLPALHRWFAPKAEAPA, via the coding sequence ATGACATCCCTGATGCACCACATTGCGGGCGGACGCCTGCTGGCCGCCATCGCTGTTCTTGCGCTGACGCTGGGGGGCCTGTTTGCCTTCCGCGCCCTGCCCGTGGACGCCTTTCCCGATCCCTCGCCTTCCCTCGTTCAGGTGTTCACCGAGACGGGCGGGCTCTCACCCGAAGAGGTGGAGCGGTATGTGACCTTCCCGATCGAGACGGCGATGTCTGGCCTGCCGAAGATGCAGTCCATGCGCTCGACATCGAATTTCGGGCTCTCCGTCGTGAACCTCTATTTCGAGGATGGCACGGACATGTACTTCGCCCGGCAGGTCGTCGGCGAGCGGCTGGCAGAAGCCTCCGAAGCGATCCCCGAGGGCTTTGGCACGCCGAAGATGGGGCCGATCTCCACCGGCCTCGGCATCATCCTCTATTTCCGGCTGGAAGACGAAACCGGCACGCGCAGCCTGACCGAGATGCGCGAGATTGCCGATTGGATGATCAAGTACCCACTCCAGTCCGTAGACGGAATTACCGAGGTTCTGACGCTTGGCGGCTATGAGAAGGAATATCAGGTTCGCCTGAACCCCGACCTTCTGATTGCCCATGACATCAGCCTCAGCGATGTGATGGCCGCGCTGGAAGCGGGCAACCGCACCGAGGGCGCGCAATACATCGAAAGCGGCGCGCAGCAGTTTACCGTGCGCGGGGCAGGACTGGCGCGCACGCTGGAAGATCTGGCAGAGACGCCGGTGACGACGCAGGACGGGCGCGCCGTGCGCGTGGGCGATCTGGGCGAGGTCGCGCTTGGCGGCGGCGTGCGCCAGGGCCTGGCGACCGCCAATGGCCAGGGCGAAGTGGTCGCCGGGCTGGTCCTGAAACTCTATGGCTCCAACACCTCAGACGTGATCGCGCGCGCCCAGCAGCGTTTTGACGAAATCAACGAGACGCTGCCCGAGGGCGTGACGGCGATTCCCTATTACGATCAGGGGACGCTGGTGGAGAAAGCTGCGGCGACAGTGACCACGGCGCTGTGGCAAGGCGCGCTGCTGGTGGCGGCATTGATCTTCCTGTTTCTGGGCGGATGGCGGCCGAGCCTTGTTGTGGTGATGTCGATCCCCTTCTCCGTAGGGTTTGCATTTATTGCGATGCAGGTCCTGGGCATCGGGGCAAACCTCATGTCGCTTGGCGGGGTGGCAATTGCCATCGGCATGATGGTCGATGGGGCCATCGTGATTGCAGAGAATGTTGACCGGGGCTTCCGCGAACGCGCAGAAGGCGAGACCGCGCAGGCGATCGTGGCGCGGGCGACCGCAGAAGTGATCGCGCCGCTGATTGCCGCCGTGGCGGTGGTGATCATCGTGTTCCTGCCGCTGTTTGCGTTGCAGGGCGTGGAGGGAAAAACCTTCCGGCCGCTTGCTGCTGCGGCAGCGCTGGCGATGTTCGGCTCGCTAATCTATGCCGCGCTTGTGGCGCCAGCCCTGGCGTTTGGCCTGATGCGGCCAAGCAAGCGCGTCGCGAGCACCGGGCCTGACCGGGCGGGCCGGATCGTCCAGCCGGTGGCGGCCTTCTTCATCCGCAGGCGGATTGCGGCTGTGGCTCTGGCGGTGGGCCTTCTGGCAGCAGGAGGCGCGGCGATGACGCAGCTTGGGTCCGAATTTCAGCCCGCGCTGGAAGAAGGCGACATCGTCATGCGCATCACCATGGCGCCGTCGATCTCGCTGACTGAGGCGGCGGCAACGATCACTCGGATCGAGAAGCGGCTGCTCGATGCATTTCCAGAGGTGGAGTCAGTTGTCAGCCGCATCGGGCGCGGCGAGGTGGGCGCCCATGCCGACCCGGTGAACTCGTCGGAGAGCTTCGTGGCCCTCAAACCCCGAAGCGCATGGCGCAAGGGGTTTTCACCGGATGACTTGCGCGCCGCCATCTCCGACAATCTGGGCGCCTATCCCGGCGTGCAGGTGAGTGTGGGTCAGCCGATTGCCATGTCTGTCGATGAACTCGTCACCGGTACGCGGGCGCAGCTGGCGGTGAAGATATTCGGTCCCGATACGGATGTTCTGCTTGAGACCTCGCAGAAACTGCAAACGATCCTCCAGGACGTGCGCGGGGCCAGCGATGTTCAGGCCGATCAGATCACCGGCGCGCCGCAGCTGGTGGTCTCGCCCGACCGTGTGGCGCTGGGCCGGTATGGGCTGAGCGTGAATGACGCGCTGGAAGCGATGCGGACGGGCGTGGGCGGGGCGCAGGCGGGGGCCGTGTTTGAAGGCGTGCGGCAGTTTCCCGTGATGGTGCGCTATACCGAGGAGAGCCGCAGCGACGCAGCCGCCATCGGGCGCATCGTGCTGCGCGCAGACAGCGGGGCGCGCGTGCCGCTGGAATCGGTTTCCAGCATCCGCGAGGTGACCGGGCCCCGGCAGATCACCCGCGAGAATGGCGAGCGGTTCATCACAGTGCAGCTGAATGTGCGCGACCGGGACATCGGGTCCTATGTGGGCGAGGCACAGGCCGCGACGGGGGCGGCCCTCACCCTTCCGCCGGGCTACCGGATGGAATGGGGCGGGCAGTTCGAGTTGCAGCAGCAGGCCAATGCGCGATTTGCCCTCGTCATTCCGGTGGCGCTCGGCATCGTGATGATCGTCCTTCTGCTGACATTCGGGCGGTTGGCGTCTGCGGCGCTGATCCTCATCAATATTCCGCTGGCCCTGACAGGCGGGGCATTGGCGCTGTGGATTGCGGGGCTTCCTGTGTCTGTGCCCGCAACGGTCGGCTTCATTGCATTGTTTGGCATCGCGCTGGGCAACGGGATGGTGCTGGTGAGCTTCATGGACGCGTTTGCGCGCAAGGGCCGCCCGGCCGACGCGCTGGCCATCGAGGCGGCGGGCCTGCGCGCGCGGCCCGTATTGATGACGGCGCTGACCACCGCGCTTGGCCTCGCGCCGCTGCTGTTTGCCAGCGGCGTTGGCGCTGAGGTGCAGCGGCCGTTGGCAACCGTTGTGATGGGCGGGCTCGTTACCTCAACGCTGCTTACCCTGCTGGTGTTGCCCGCGTTGCACCGCTGGTTTGCGCCCAAAGCGGAGGCGCCGGCCTAG